The Pseudomonas fluorescens nucleotide sequence ACAAGCATTGCGCCAGGAAGTAACGGCGATGGCCTACCCGATCGACCACCGGCATCCGCTGCTGTGCAACATCCTGCGCCTGTTCAAAGCCAGCGCGATGCTCGAGTCGCCGTGCGTGCAACAGGCCTTGGCGCACTACCTGCCCGAACCAAGGAGATAGCCATGAGACGCCTGGAAATCCTGCTGATCGGCGCCAGCCCCGCACTGACCCTGCTGCACCAGGACCTGCTCGACCACGGGCACGCGCTGCACCTGGCCAACAGCGCCGCGGCCTTGCAACAACGCCCGTGGCGCCAGCCACAGTTGCTCATCGATGACGGCAGCCTGGCGCTGTGTGCCAGCGACTGGCACGGCCTGGGCGACTGCGCGCTGTTGAGCCTGCGCCTTGGGCTCTACCTGCAAAGCGCTGGCGAACTGCCGACACTCGAGCTGTTGTGCTGGACCGGCAGTGCCACCGCACAGCGACTGATCGAGCGCCAGCACCTGGCCCCGGAGCTGTCCGGCAACGGTCAGCAGTTGCGCCTGCAGGCCATCGCCAGCCTGCAGGAAATGCTCGCGCTGCACGTCAGTCGGTTTTCGCGAAACCCCGACTACCTGCAGCAAGCACCGGCCATCAGCCCCGGGCAAGAGGATCGGCAACAGGGCCTCGGCTGGCTGGAGCAACTGGCCTGGTTTCATCGCTTCAACCAGCGCGACAATCAGCCATTGCTCGCCGCTGGCGAAGTACCGCTGGTCGAGCGCCTGCAACAGAGCCTGCATGTGCATGCCGAGCGCCCGGCGCTGAACCTCAACGGCCAGCGCATAAGTTATACACAGCTGCACGCCCAGGCGGCCGCGATCCAGCAATGGCTGGCGGCTCCATCGGCGGGCAGTGAAGCGCCGGTAATCGGTGTTTGCATGGGCAAGTCCGCTGCGCTCTACGCCAGTGTGCTCGCCGTATTTGGCGCTGGGGCGGTGTATCTGCCGCTGGACCCGGCGCACCCCGCCGAACGTCTGCGTTACATCCTCAAGAATGCCGGCGCCAGCGTGTTGCTGCATGACGGTCAGCTGCCATTGGATGACCTGGCGGTGCGGTGCCTGGACCTGCGCCAGTTGCCTGCGCCGCTGACGCAGCCGTTACCGTCATTGCTGCGCCAGCGACCGGCGCCAGACGCCCCCTGCGTAGCGATCTACACCTCGGGCACCACCGGCCAGCCCAAGGGCGTGTTGCTCAGCCAGCGCAACCTCAGCCACTTCCAGGCCTGGTACAGCGCCCATGTACAGCTCGATCAGCAAAGCCGGGCACTACAGTTTTCAACCATCGGCTTCGATGCCTCGTTGCTGGACATCCTGCCAACCTGGATCGCTGGCGGCGAACTGGTGGTGCCCACTGAAGACCAGCGCCGTGACCCGGCTCAGTTGCTGGCGCTGATGCGCGAACAGCAAGTGACCCATGCCTTCCTGCCGCCGGCGCTGCTGAGCATCCTGCCGCGCGATCAGGCGCTGGGTTTGCAGCACCTGATCACCGGTGGCGATGTCTGTGAGCCGGAGGTGATTGCCCGCCTGGCCGGGCAGTGCCGGCTGCACAACATTTACGGCCCCACCGAAACCACGGTGCTGGCCACCACCCGGGTGTTCCAGGCTGAGGACAACAACCGCAACCTGGGCTGTCCGATCGACAACACTCAGGTCTTGATCCTCGACCAAGGCCTGCAGCCTGTAGCCGAAAACAGGCCCGGTGAGCTGTACATTGCCGGGCCGGGCGTAAGCCTGGGCTATCTGAACAATCCAGCCCTGAGTGCTGAGCGCTTCCTCAACCTCACCCTTGCCGACGGCAAGCCGTTGCGTGTGTACCGCACCGGCGATATCGGCAAATGGACCACCGACGGTATCGAACTCTGTGGCCGGCGCGACAACCAGGTGAAGATTCGCGGCTTTCGGGTCGAGCCGGAAGAGATCGAGCATTGCCTGCGCAGCAGCGGCCTGTTCCGCCAGGTGGCCGTGGTCATCGACGGTCGGCGACGGATCCTGGCGTTCTGCGCGCAAGCCACGGTCGATGATGGCGAAGCAAGCCTGCGCCTGCATGCCGAGCAGCAACTGCCCGACTACATGCGCCCGACCTTTTACCAACACCTGGCGCAGATGCCCTACACCGCCAACGGCAAGATCGATCGCCAGGCGCTGCTGGCAATGCCATTGGGGTTGGCACCAAGCAACCATCACTTCGGCCCGGTAACGCCGGTCGAAGCCCAACTGGTCGGCGTGTGGAGCGACCTGCTGGAACTGCCCGAGCAAGATATCTCCACCGATGCCAGCTTCTTCAGCCTCGGAGGCCATTCGATCCTGCTATCACGCCTGTTGCTCGCCGTTCGTGAACAGTTCGGCCGCAGCATTGCGATCAACCGCTTCATCGAGATGCCCACGGTGCAACGCCTGGCCATGTTGGTCAGCGGTGAGCAAGCACAGTTGCTCGGCCACGACCCGCAGGCCGAACGCGATGCCTGCCGCGAACTGGATTTGCAGGTTCTGCCGATGGCGCAGCTGGGCGACGTGCACAAGGTGATCGTCACCGGCGCTAACAGCTTTCTCGGCGTGCACCTGGTCGAAGCGCTGCTGAGCTGGGGCGCCAGCGAAGTCGCCTGCCTGGTGCGTGCCAGCGCCGGCCAGTCAGCGCAGCAACGCTTCACCGCAGCGCTGATGGAGAACGGCCTGCACGAGCTCGACATGAGCCGGGTGAAAGTCTTTGCGGCCGACCTGCGCCAGCCGCGCCTGGGCTTGGCCGAGGCCGAGTATCACTACCTGGACAGCGAATACGGCGCCCTGCTGCACAACGCCGCACAGGTCAACCATGTGCTGGATTACCGCAGCCTGGCCGCCGACAACGTCGAGCCGCTGTTCGAGTGCCTGCGCCTGTGCGAAGGCCGGCGCAAGAAGGTATTCAACTTCATCTCGACCCTGTCGGCGTGCAGCGCCATCGACGCCGATGGCCAGGTGCTGGAAGAGGACCCCGCCGCAACACCGCCGATCTATATCCGCAACGGCTACAACCTGAGCAAATGGGTCGGCGAGCGCATCCTCCAGCGCGCCCGTGCCCAAGGCGTAGGGGTCAATCTGTACCGCCCCGGCAACATCACCTTCGACAGCCGCAATGGTATCTGCCAACCCCAGCGCAATCGGCTGATGCTGATGCTCAAGGGCTCGCTGCAGCTCGGCCAGGTGCCCGCGCTGGAACTCAGCTTCGACCTGATGCCGGTGGATTTTCTCGCCCGCTTCATCGCCTTCCACAGCAGCCGCTACCAGCCCGAACGGGCGGTGTTCAACCTGCACAACCCCGAGCCGCTGAGCTGGCGCGACTACGTTTCGGTGTTCCGTGACAGCGGCAAGTCGTTCGAGCTGGTCAGCGTCGAGCAATGGCAGCGGCAGTTGCAGCGGGTCGACCGCGATAACGCCCTGTTCGATGTATTGGGCTTCTACCTGGACGGTTTTGAAGAAGACATCGGCGACATCTCGCTGATCCGGCACGACAACGCCCGCGCCGGCGTCGAGCGCATGGGCGCCCGTTACCCGCGCAAAACCCCGCAGTTGCTGCAGCGCGGCTGCCAGTACCTGCACGACATCGCCTTCATCTGAGACCTTCCACCCAAGCAGGAGATACACCATGCGAGCACTTCAACCCGACACACTTATCCACAACCCGGACGGCTGCCACGTGGTGGCCAGTGTCGACATCGCCAGCGAGGCCGCCAGTGTCTGGAACATCGTCGGCAACTTCGCCGGCTTCCCGGTATTCATCCCGGCCCTGGCGCACATCGAGATGACCGGCAGCGGCGTGCGCTCGGTGCGCAAAAAGCTGTTCAAGGACGGCAACGTGGTCATCGAGCAGCTCAATAGCCGCGACGACCAGGCCATGTACATGACCTGGAGCCTGATCTACACCAGCCTGAACATCGGCAACCTGTGGGCGGCGATGCAGGTCGAGGCGCTGGGCGAGCGCCAGGCACGGGCAACCTGGACCATCCAGGCTGAGCCATGGGAAGGCGGTAGCGAGGCAATGCCAGGCTTTCAGGCGTTTTTGCAGGGGTTTGCCGATGAGGCGATGAACAACGTGAGGAATCTGTTGAGTTAGAAACCGGATCGCGGGGCAAGCCCGCTCCTGTAGGAGCGGGCTTGCCCCGCGAGGATGATCAATAGTTGCAAAATAGTTCAAGGATGCCAACAATGAGACTAATTATCATTTATGACCCCTTCAGCAGCGCACCTTCATGCCCTCTCCAGAGTCCGTGCACACGCTTTACAGCCATCACCACGGCTGGCTGAACACCTGGCTGCGCAGCAAGCTGGGCAATGCCGCCGATGCCGCGGATCTGGCCCAGGACACCTTCGTGCGCCTGTTGCAGCGGCGCGAACTGCTGGAGCTGAATACACCCCGGGCGTTCCTGCGCACCATCGCCCGGGGCCTGGTGATCGACCACTGGCGCCGTGAAGAGCTGCACCGCGCCTACCTTGAAGCCCTGGCGCATCTGCCAGAAGCCGAAGTGCCCTCGGTTGAAACTCGCGAACTGTTGCTGGAGCTGCTCGAGCGCATCGCGCAGATGCTCGACGGCCTTAAACCGAAAGTGCGCCGCGCTTTTCTCCTGGCGCAGTGCGAAGGCCTGAGCCACAAGGAAATTGCCGAACAGATGGGCGTGTCCCTGCGCTCGGTCGAGCGCTATGTGGCCGATGCGCTCTATCACTGTTACCTGCTGCGCTACGAGTCAGAGGCGTAAGCCGGCATGACAACCCTCAATCCTGGCCCGCGAGTGGTCAAGCAGGCCATCCACTGGATGCTCAAGCTGCGCGAAAGCGGCCACAACGCGCGGCTGCAGCAGCAATGCGAACAGTGGCGTGCTACCCATCAGGAACACGAGCTGGCCTGGCAACGGGTGCAGTCCCTGCATCAGGAGCTCAACCTGCGCGCCGTGCCAGGTGCCAGTGTAGCTTTGCAGACCCTGGAGAACAGCAGCCAGCGCCTGCAACGGCGCCAGGCCCTGAAGCTGCTCAGCGGCGTGCTGGTGTTCGGCTCGGCGGCCTGGCTGGGCAAGGATCTGCAGGTTATCAGCCCGTTGACCGCGGATTTTGCCAGTGGCACCGGTCAGCGGCGCAGCGTGCGCCTGCCGGATGGCTCAATGCTGCAACTGAACACCAGTAGCGCCGTGGATCTGGCTTTCGAGGCCGATCAGCGCCTGATTCGTCTCAAGCACGGCGAATTGATGCTGACCTGCGCCAAGGATACGGCCACCCCGGGCCGGCCATTGCTGGTAGGCACCCGTGATGCTTTGCTGCAAGGCTTCGACGGCCGCTTCGTGGTACGCCAGGACGATGACTGCACCCGCGTCAGCGTCAGCCAGGGCAGCGTCGCCATCCACTCGCCAGGACCGATGCAATGGATTCACGCCGGCCAGAGCTATCGCCTCGATGCCCGCGGCGCAACCCCCCTGCAGAATCAGGACATGGACGCCGGCGCCTGGGCCGAAGGGCTGATCGTTACCCGCGACATGCGCCTGGGCGATTTCCTCAATGAGGTCGGGCGCTATCGCCACGGCTATGTGAGCTGCGCCGATGACATTGCCGAGCTGCGTCTGTCCGGTGTGTTCCGCCTGGAGGACACCGACAAACTGCTGCAACTGTTGCCGCAGACGCTGCCGGTGAAGGTCAGCTATCGCACGCGCTGGTGGGTGCGCCTGGAACGGCTGGCCTGAAGTGAATTTTTTTGGCGGGTTTTATCCATGAGTCCGGCTAGGACAGTAAGCGACTCCTTCTGCCCTTACCGACTCTACGGATGCTCTCCATGCGTAATGCTTCGCCCCTGCTGCGGCCCAACAAGAAGAATGATTTTCAACCTGTCTTAGATTCTGCCTCGCGCAGTATCCTCGGCAAGGCCATCCGCGCCACGCTGCTCGGCACCGCCCTGGGCATCGCTGCTGTACCGGCCTTGGCGCTCGCCGCACAAGCGGGCAGTGTCAGCCAGCAATACAACATCCCCGCCGGTTCCCTGGATGACGTGCTCAACCAGTTTGCCCGCCAGGCTGGGATTACCCTGTCGAGCACCCCGCAAATGACCCAGGGTCTGCACTCGCCAGGCCTGCAAGGCAGTTACGCCACTGACCAGGCGCTGCGCCAGTTGCTCAATGGTTCGGGCCTGGAGGCACTCAGCCAGGATGGCGGCAGCTATGTATTACGGGCGCAGCCACAGGACGCCGCGCTGGCGTTGCCAAGCACCGAAGTGCGCGAGTTCGCCCTGGGTAATGCCCTGGGCAGCATGGAAGGCTACAACGCCACCCACAGCCAGGTCGCGACCAAGACCAGTGCGCCGATTCTGGAAACCTCGCAGTCGGTGTCGGTGGTGACCCGCCAGCAAATGGACGACCAGGGCTCGCAGACCGTGGCCCAGGCCATGCGCTACACCCCGGGCGTGCTGACCAACCCCTATGGCGCCACGCACCGCTACGACTACGTGGCCATGCGCGGCTTCAACGATGGCTCTGTGGATAACATCTACCTGGACGGCCTCAAGTCCATGGGTGACAGCGGCACCTATAGCACCATGCAGGTCGATCCGTACTTCCTCGAGCGGGTGGATATTCTCAAGGGGCCGTCTTCGGTGCTCTATGGCCGCAGCTCGCCCGGTGGCCTGGTCGCCCTGACCAGCAAGAAGCCACTGTACGAGGCCTATCATCAAGTGCAGGCCACCGTCGGCACCCAGGGCCAGCGTGGCGTCGGTTTCGACTTCAGTGGCCCGCTGGATGACGACAAGCGCATCGCCTACCGTCTGGTGGGCCTGGCCGATCAGTCCGACACCCAGTTCGACCACAACGAAGAAAAACGCTTCGCCCTGGCGCCAACCGTCAGCATCAACTTCAGCGAAGATACCTCGCTGACCCTGCAGGCGTACCTGCAGCATGACCCCGACGGCGGTTATCACGGCGGCGTGCCGGCCGATGGTGCGCTGCACCAGCGCAATGGTCAGCGCATCTCCGATCACTTCTTCGAAGGCGAACCGGGTGTCGACCGTTACGAGCGTGACCAGCAGTCGTTCGGCTACCAGTTCGAGCACCGCTTCAACGACGTGTTCACCGCGCGGCAGAACTTCCGTTACCTGGATTCGACGGTGAAGATGGACCAGGTGTATGCCTGGGGCTGGACCACGCCGACCAGCAACGAGCTGAACCGCTACTACACCGGCGGCGATGAAAAGCTCCACTCCTACATCATCGACAACATGCTCCAGGCCGAATACTTCACCGGCAGCGCCAAGCACACCACGCTGGTGGGCCTGGACTACCAGCGACGCAAGACCGTGGTCGACTGGCGCAGCGGCGCCCTGGCACCGATCAATGCCTTCGACCCGCAGTATGGCAACTCGCAGATCACCTACTTCGCCCCCACCAGCTACCTGCGCCGCCTGCAGCAGACCGGCGTGTACCTGCAGGACCTGATCGAGCTCGACCAGTGGCGTTTCTCCCTGGGCCTGCGCCAGGACTGGGTGAAGACCTCGGATGAGAATCGCATCGCCGAAGCCAGCCGCCCGCTGGGCACCAAGATCAGCGACGAGCGCACCAAGCTGACCGGTCGCGCCGGCGTGCTGTACCTGTTCGAGAATGGTATTGCGCCGTACATCAGCTACTCCGAGTCGTTCAACCCCAACTCTTACGCCGACCAGTCGGGCAACCCGCTGGCTCCGACCGAGGGCACCCAGTGGGAAGCCGGCATCAAGTACCAGCCGCCGGGCACCGACAATCTGTTCACTGCCTCGGTGTTCCGCATCGAGCAGGAGAACCTTGCCTCCAAGCTGCCGCAGGAAGAGTTCTACCGTCCTGTCGGCCAGGTCCGTTCCCAGGGCCTGGAGCTGGAAGCGCACATGCAGGTCACCGACAACCTGAAAGTCCTCGGCAGCTACACCTTCACCGATATCGAGTACTCCAAGTCGATGCCAAGCACGCTGTTTGCCAGCGACCTCGACAACAAGGGCAACTCGCCAACCCAGGCACCGCGGCACATGGCCTCGCTGTGGGCTGACTACAACTTCCGCCAGGGCGCCCTCGATGGCCTGCGCCTGGGCGGTGGTGTGCGCTATGTCGGCTACAGCTGGGTGGATGCCGAGAACACCATGAAGGTGCCCTCCTACACCCTGTTCGACGCTTCGGTTGGCTATGACTTGGGCAAGGTCGGGCTCAAGGGCGTGGATGTGCGGCTCAATGCCAACAACCTCACCAATGAAAGCTACATCGCCTCATGTGCCAGCCTGAGTTACTGCTACATGGGCGAAGAGCGCAATGTCAGCGCCACGGTCAGCTACCAGTTCTGACCTCACCTGTATGAACGCCAAAGCCAGCACCTGATTTCGGGCGCTGGCTTTGTTGCATCTGGCGACTTATTCCGGACCTCTACTCATGCGTCAGCTTTATGTACTGCTACACCGCTACCTCGGCCTGATCACCGCGCTGTTCCTGACCATGGCCGGCCTTACCGGCAGCGTCCTGGCCTTTCATCACGAACTGGACGAGTGGCTCAACCCGTCCTTCTACGAAGCCCCCGCCATGGGTGAGCGGCAGCAACCCGGGGTGCTTGTGGATAAGTTGCAGGCCGAGCACCCGCGGTTGCAGGTCTGGTACATGGAGTACCCGAACGAACCGGGGCATGCGGCGCTAATGGCAATGGTGCCGCGCAGCGATCCTGCGAGCGGCGAGCCCTATGCCGAGAAGAACACCGTGTTCTATCTCGATCCGGTCAGCGGTCTGACCCTGGGCCAGCGCTACTGGGGCGAATGCTGTTTCTCCCGCGAGAACTTCATGCCATTCATGCTCGAGCTTCACTACAGCCTGACCCTGCCCGGCAACTGGGGAATCTTGCTGATGGGTGTGGTGGCGATCATGTGGGTGATCGACTGCGTTATCGCCGTGCTGCTGACCTTGCCCCGTGGGCGACCGTTCTGGGGCAAGTGGGCGAAAGCCTGGAAGATCAAGGGTGGCCATGCCTATCGGCTGAACATGGATATCCACAGGGCGGGCGGTTTGTGGTTGTGGCTACTGCTGCTGCCGATTGCGATCAGCAGTGTGGCGATGAACTTGCCGGCCCAGGTGTTCAAACCGGCGGTGTCGCTGTTCTCACCGGTCGAGCCAAGCGTCTATGAAGCCCGTGGGGCCCTGCCCAAGGAGCAATTGGGGGTGACCCAGCTGAGCTACCAACAGGCCTACCAGCTGGCGCAGCAGGAGGGTCAGCGGCTGGGGCTGACAGCACCGATCGGTGAGCTGTACTACAGCTTCGAGTACAACTTCTATGGCGCGGGGTTCGGTCAGCACGATACCGATGCCCAGGGTAAGTCCTGGTTGTTCTTTCATGGGACTGACGGGCATTTGCTGGGCAAGGAGATTGCCGGGCAAGGCACCTTGGGGGAACGCTTTTACCGCTTGCAGTTACCCATACACGGCGGACGCATCATTGGTATGACAGGCCAGGTGTTGATTGCAGTGCTCGGGGTGATGATTGCAGTGCTGTCGTTGACCGGGGTGTATATCTGGTGGCGCAAGTTGCAGGCGCGGCGTAGTGGGAAGGTGCGCAGAGCTGAATAAGTGCTGGTGACACTTGGTGTGCTGGCTGTACCGGCCTCATCGAGGGGCAAGTCGAAGCGTCGCACCGCCGCACCACCACAGAAAGAGCAATCTGCAACCGCCAGAAAGACAAAACCCCTGTCTGCAGTGCAGACAGGGGTTTCGGAATGCACATCTGCAGGGGCGTCAAGGACTTATTTCAAACTTATGACAATAAGCCCCTGAAGCAGCTCTTCAATATAGAAGAGACGGTGTTAAAGCACGTTAGCGGCTCGCAATCGCTCGATCTCCGATGCCGCCAGGCCCAGCACCTCGCCGAGGATCTGCTCGGTATGCTCCCCCAGCAGCGGTGGCGCATGGCGATATTCCACCGGCGTCTCGGACAAGCGAATCGGGCTGGCCACTTGCGGTACCTGCCCGGCAAGCGGGTGCGGCATCTCGATCGCAAGCCCCCGGGCTTTAACCTGGGGATCGGCAAACATCTGCGCCAGGTCATTGATAGGCCCGCACGGCACACCTGCCTGTTCCAACTGCGCGACCCATTCAGCGGTGGTCTTGAACACCGTGGCCTGGCGGATCAGTGGAATCAGCTCGGCGCGATTGGCAACCCGCTGCTTATTAGTAGCAAAGCGCGGATCGTCCGCCCATTGCGGCTGGCCGGCAACCTCGGCGAACTTGCGGAACTGGCCGTCGTTGCCCACGGTGAGGATGAAGTCGCCGTCAGCAGTAGGGAAGTCCTGGTAAGGCACGATGTTGGGATGTGCGTTACCCAGACGCCGCGGCGGCGTACCCGTGGTGAGGTAGTTCATGGCCTGGTTGGCCAGGCAGGCAACCTGCACGTCGAGCAGCGCCATATCAATATGTTGACCGCCGCCATCGCGATCACGATGGGCGAGGGCAGCCAGGATGGCCACGGTCGAATACAGCCCGGTGAGGATATCGGTCAGTGCCACACCGACTTTCACCGGCCCCGCACCTTCTTCACCCTCCGGCCGTCCGGTCAGGCTCATCAAGCCGCCCAGCCCCTGGATCATGAAGTCATAGCCGGCGCGCTTGGCGTAGGGTCCGGTCTGGCCGAAGCCTGTGACCGAGCAATACACCAGGCGCGGGTTGATCGCCTTCAGGCTTTCATAGTCCAGCCCATAGGCCGCCAGCCCACCAACCTTGAAGTTCTCGATCAGCACGTCCGACTTGACCGCCAGCTCGCGTACCAAGCGTTGGCCCTCGGGCTGGGTGAAGTCGATGGTCAGCGAACGCTTGTTGCGATTGGCCGCCAGGTAATAGGCGGCCTCGCTGGTGTTCTCGCCGTAGGCATCCTTGAGGAAGGGCGGGCCCCAGGCGCGCGTATCATCGCCGCTGCCCGGGCGCTCGACCTTGATCACTTCGGCGCCGAGGTCCGCGAGTATCTGCCCGGACCAGGGCCCGGCCAGCACTCGCGACAGATCCAGCACCCGCAGATGAGATAGCGCGCCCATGGCTGGCTCCCTATTAATAGAAGGACTGGATGCCGGTCTGCGCGCGACCGAGGATCAGCGCGTGGACGTCATGGGTACCTTCATAGGTGTTGACCACCTCGAGGTTGACCAGGTGACGGGCTACACCGAACTCGTCGGAGATACCATTGCCACCGAGCATGTCACGGGCCATACGGGCGATGTCCAGGGCTTTGCCGCAGGAGTTGCGCTTCATGATCGAGGTGATTTCGACCGCAGCGGTGCCTTCGTCCTTCATCCGGCCCAGGCGCAGGCAGCCTTGCAGGGCCAGGGTGATTTCGGTCTGCATGTCGGCCAGTTTCTTCTGAATCAGCTGGTTGGCAGCCAGCGGGCGACCGAACTGCTTGCGGTCCAGGGTGTATTGGCGCGCGGTATGCCAGCAGGCTTCAGCGGCGCCCAGGGCACCCCAGGAGATGCCATAACGTGCGGAGTTCAGGCAGGTGAACGGACCTTTGAGGCCGCGTACATCCGGGAAGATGTTCTCTTCGGGCACGAACACGTTGTCCATGACGATCTCGCCGGTGATCGAGGCGCGCAGGCCGACCTTGCCGTGAATCGCCGGGGCGCTCAGGCCCTGCCAGCCTTTTTCCAGGACGAAACCACGGATGTCGCCAGCATCATCCTTGGCCCAGACCACGAACACATCGGCGATCGGGCTGTTGGTGATCCACATTTTGCTGCCGCTCAGGCGATAGCCACCGTCGACCTTCTTGGCGCGGGTGATCATTGAGCCCGGGTCGGAACCATGGTCTGGCTCGGTCAGGCCGAAGCAGCCGATCCATTCGCCGCTGGCGAGCTTGGGCAGATACTTCTGCTTTTGTGCCTCGGTGCCGAATTCGTTGATCGGCACCATGACCAGCGAGGACTGCACACTCATCATCGAACGGTAGCCGGAGTCGATACGCTCCACTTCCCGGGCAATCAGGCCGTAGCACACGTAGTTCAAGCCGCTGCCGCCGTACTGCTCGGGGATGGTTGCGCCGAGCAGGCCGACTTCGCCCATCTCGCGGAAGATCGCAGGGTCGGTCTGCTCGTGACGGAAGGCTTCCAGCACGCGCGGGGCCAGCTTGTCCTGGGCGAACTGATAAGCGCTGTCACGCACCATGCGCTCTTCTTCAGTGAGCTGTTGGTCGAGCAACAGCGGGTCGATCCAGTTGAAGCTTGCTTTACCGGCCATGAGCGAATCCTCGAAAAATGGGACCAGAGTTGTTGTGCATTGATCCTAGGCCCGTTCAGGCGACGAGACAAACGAGGATTGCGCATGATCTTGTGATAATTTCTCACTTCGTAATGGCCGCAAAGGCCATATTTACGTCCTATTAGTGAGGTTGATGTACATGCGGCGCAAGATCCCCAGTACTGCGGCCCTGGTCTGCTTCGAGACCGCCGCCCGCCACGAGAGCTTTACCAAGGCTTCCCAGGAGCTGTCCCTGACCCAGGGCGCCGTATG carries:
- a CDS encoding acyl-CoA dehydrogenase, translating into MAGKASFNWIDPLLLDQQLTEEERMVRDSAYQFAQDKLAPRVLEAFRHEQTDPAIFREMGEVGLLGATIPEQYGGSGLNYVCYGLIAREVERIDSGYRSMMSVQSSLVMVPINEFGTEAQKQKYLPKLASGEWIGCFGLTEPDHGSDPGSMITRAKKVDGGYRLSGSKMWITNSPIADVFVVWAKDDAGDIRGFVLEKGWQGLSAPAIHGKVGLRASITGEIVMDNVFVPEENIFPDVRGLKGPFTCLNSARYGISWGALGAAEACWHTARQYTLDRKQFGRPLAANQLIQKKLADMQTEITLALQGCLRLGRMKDEGTAAVEITSIMKRNSCGKALDIARMARDMLGGNGISDEFGVARHLVNLEVVNTYEGTHDVHALILGRAQTGIQSFY
- a CDS encoding CaiB/BaiF CoA transferase family protein; this encodes MGALSHLRVLDLSRVLAGPWSGQILADLGAEVIKVERPGSGDDTRAWGPPFLKDAYGENTSEAAYYLAANRNKRSLTIDFTQPEGQRLVRELAVKSDVLIENFKVGGLAAYGLDYESLKAINPRLVYCSVTGFGQTGPYAKRAGYDFMIQGLGGLMSLTGRPEGEEGAGPVKVGVALTDILTGLYSTVAILAALAHRDRDGGGQHIDMALLDVQVACLANQAMNYLTTGTPPRRLGNAHPNIVPYQDFPTADGDFILTVGNDGQFRKFAEVAGQPQWADDPRFATNKQRVANRAELIPLIRQATVFKTTAEWVAQLEQAGVPCGPINDLAQMFADPQVKARGLAIEMPHPLAGQVPQVASPIRLSETPVEYRHAPPLLGEHTEQILGEVLGLAASEIERLRAANVL